One segment of Belonocnema kinseyi isolate 2016_QV_RU_SX_M_011 chromosome 7, B_treatae_v1, whole genome shotgun sequence DNA contains the following:
- the LOC117176624 gene encoding cytochrome P450 4C1-like: protein MLKVILSSTELIKKSYIYGTLDPWLGQGLLTSTGEKWFHHRKMITPAFHFGVVDTFFEIMSEKAEILNQVMEEEIKKNPGKPIDFFDFANRCALDILCETAMGVNVDVQRNLENEYMAALPKVAEIALKRMYRPWLALDCIFYRTKYGAEFKSALDTMNKFTMEIDSNGFLIPSINLKMVL, encoded by the exons atgttgaaggtGATTCTTTCCAGTACGGAACTTATTAAGAAATCTTACATTTATGGCACCCTGGATCCTTGGCTAGGACAAGGTCTTTTAACTTCGACAG GAGAAAAATGGTTCCACCATAGGAAAATGATTACACCAGCTTTTCATTTTGGAGtagttgatacattttttgaaataatgtcaGAAAAGGCAGAAATACTCAATCAAGTTAtggaagaagaaattaaaaagaatccgGGAAAACCAATCGATTTTTTTGATTTCGCTAATAGATGTGCCCTCGACATCCTttgtg AAACAGCCATGGGTGTGAACGTAGATGTCCAAAGGAATCTTGAAAATGAATATATGGCCGCTCTCCCAAA aGTTGCTGAAATAGCTCTCAAAAGAATGTATCGACCTTGGTTGGCACTAGATTGTATATTTTACAGAACAAAATATGGAGCAGAATTTAAATCTGCTCTTGATACCATGAATAAATTTACGATGGAG atcgattcCAATGGTTTTCTGATAccttcaataaatttaaagatgGTCTTATGA